A single window of Paroedura picta isolate Pp20150507F chromosome 8, Ppicta_v3.0, whole genome shotgun sequence DNA harbors:
- the MSL2 gene encoding E3 ubiquitin-protein ligase MSL2, with the protein MNPVNATALYISASRLVLNYSPGEDPQCLAEIGKLLPYFRQSLSCCVCGNLLQDPIAPTNSTCQHYVCKTCKGKKMMMKPSCSWCKDYEQFEENKQLSILVNCYKKLCEYITQTPLAQDIKQAVDSSPDLLTLLKDGSPHYEDSEKASDEGLALCLTYSSSPSTSEHTNETPINNSSVPESTCDSDEKCFVINGLPNCNGLSTDKLGGNIPSPEHEHSIDVCSPGQYMKTEDISSSLQPICDTVSPSDLCADICSFSEDIKPGDPLLLSVEEVLRSLETSTDVCSPNLQHSLETSLSNGPFLQLSPPLPSHNVYMSLGSSPHGISCTAATPKVVKLNRKRSRSESDSEKVQPLPISSILCGPTLGASAPVMVKQEVKMSLQPIATVPNGGTASKIGKNVLLSNKSMKKNLDHTAKKSRPKSKSGMLKTKDKSKGSSHVMPGSPTKTVYKKQQEKKGCKCGRATQNPSVLTCRGQRCPCYSNRKACLDCICRGCQNSYMANGEKKLEAFAVPEKALEQTRLTLGINVTSIAVRNASTSTSVINMTGSPVTTFLAASTNDEKNLDEAIDMRYDC; encoded by the exons ATGAACCCGGTGAATGCCACAGCCTTGTACATCTCCGCCAGTCGCCTGGTGCTCAACTACAGCCCCGGGGAGGATCCGCAGTGCCTGGCCGAGATCGGCAAGCTGCTGCCCTACTTCCGGCAATCGCTCTCTTGCTGTGTGTGCG GAAATCTGCTGCAAGATCCAATTGCACCCACAAACTCTACATGTCAACATTATGTCTGCAAAACCTGTAAAGGCAAGAAAATGATGATGAAACCGTCATGTAGTTGGTGCAAGGACTATGAGCAGTTTGAAGAAAACAAACAGTTAAGCATTCTAGTGAACTGCTATAAAAAACTATGTGAGTACATAACACAAACACCATTGGCACAGGATATTAAACAAGCCGTGGACAGTTCTCCAGATCTTTTGACTTTGCTCAAAGATGGTTCCCCGCACTATGAAGACTCAGAAAAAGCATCTGATGAAGGCTTGGCATTGTGTCTGACATATTCCTCATCACCTTCAACTTCAGAACATACTAATGAGACACCAATTAATAATTCTTCTGTACCTGAAAGCACATGCGACTCAGATGAAAAATGTTTTGTTATTAATGGATTGCCCAATTGTAATGGGCTGTCAACAGATAAACTTGGAGGAAATATTCCTTCTCCTGAACATGAACATTCAATTGATGTATGTAGTCCTGGACAGTACATGAAAACTGAAGATATTTCTAGCAGTCTGCAGCCTATCTGTGACACCGTTTCCCCTAGTGACTTGTGTGCAGACATATGCAGTTTCAGTGAAGACATTAAACCAGGTGATCCTCTTTTGCTTAGTGTTGAGGAAGTACTGCGGAGCTTGGAGACGAGCACAGATGTCTGCAGTCCTAATCTGCAGCACAGTTTGGAAACCAGTTTATCAAATGGTCCTTTTTTACAGCTTTCCCCTCCACTTCCTAGCCATAATGTGTACATGTCATTGGGTTCTTCGCCTCATGGTATTTCATGTACAGCTGCAACACCGAAGGTAGTTAAGTTAAATAGAAAGCGATCTCGATCGGAAAGTGACAGCGAAAAGGTGCAGCCTCTTCCAATTTCCAGTATCCTTTGTGGCCCAACGTTGGGAGCCTCAGCTCCAGTAATGGTGAAACAGGAAGTTAAGATGTCTTTACAGCCTATAGCAACTGTACCCAATGGAGGCACTGCTTCTAAAATAGGCAAAAATGTACTCTTATCAAATAAAAGCATGAAGAAGAATCTAGATCATACTGCCAAGAAATCCCGCCCAAAATCTAAATCAGGAATGCTGAAAACAAAAGATAAATCAAAAGGCAGCAGCCATGTCATGCCAGGAAGTCCAACAAAAACTGTATATAAAAAACAGCAAGAAAAGAAGGGGTGTAAATGTGGCCGAGCCACCCAAAATCCAAGTGTTCTTACATGTCGTGGCCAACGCTGTCCTTGCTACTCAAACCGGAAAGCCTGCTTAGACTGCATATGCCGTGGCTGCCAAAACTCATATATGGCTAATGGGGAGAAAAAACTGGAGGCATTTGCAGTGCCAGAAAAAGCCTTGGAGCAGACTAGGCTTACTTTGGGCATTAATGTGACAAGCATTGCTGTGCGGAATGCCAGCACAAGTACCAGTGTAATTAATATGACAGGGTCACCAGTAACGACATTTTTAGCTGCCAGTACAAATGATGAGAAGAACTTGGATGAAGCTATAGACATGAGATATGACTGCTGA